TCATTGCGATGAGCATTCAAAGGGCTTAAGTGTTTTCAAAGGGATGGCGAATGACTATTATGTGAGACCTGATGACTTCACCTTTGCCAGTGTCCTTGCCGCCTGTGCTAGTCTTGCTTCTATTCGCCATGGCAAGCAGATTCATGCTCATATAATCAGAACAAGGCTGTATCAAGATGTGGGAGTTGGTAATGCTCTAGTGAACATGTATGCTAAATGTGGTTCCATTGGATGTGCACATAACGTTTTTAACAGAATACACCATCgcaataatttttcatggaaCACCATGATTGCTGGATTTGCAAATCATGGGCTTGGTGAATGGGCCCTAGACCTTTTTGAGCAGATGAAGGCCATGGGGTTAAATCCAGATTCTGTGACATTTGTTGGACTTCTCATGGCTTGCAATCATGCAGGGCTTGTGGACAAGGGCGAAGTTCTTTTTAATTCAATGGAAAAAGATTATGGGATTACTCCTGATATACAACATTTCTCATGTTTTATTGATATGTTGGGACGGGCTGGGAGATTAAGAACGGCTGAAGAGTACATCAAGAAATTTCCTTTTGGGCACGACCCAGTTGTTTTAGGGAGCTTGCTTTCAGCATGTCGCCTGCATGGGGATATTGTAATCGGGGAGTGGTTGGCTAAACAACTCCTAAAGACTCAGCCTGTGACTAGTTCACCTTATGTTCTATTGGCGAACTTGTATGCTTTGGATGAGATGTGGGGTGATGTTGCGGAGGCAAGGAATATGTTGAAAGGTAGTGGGTTGAGGAAGACACCTGGCCATAGTCTGATTGAAGTAAAcggaaattttgaaaaattcactataggGGATTTTTCTCATACAAGGATTCATGGGATAAAGAACATTCTAAGAACTTTAAATTGGGCAGTGCGTGAAGTCTTCTTGGCCATATGATATACTCCTGTGTTTTTCCTAAAGGTATAATTCTTCCTGTTTGCATTTATTGCACCTAAAGCTTGATAGGAAATGTGATCAGTTTGTTTACTAACTAATTAAGAGTTCAGCATAAAAATCGTGCTAATTTCTCTCACATGTTGAGTCTGAGCTTCTTTGGTCTAAATACAATGTATCgcttaattatttttacacacACGGATGAGAGGGTGTTAAACAtttcatacatatataacttGCAAGGCTGTCGATAGAAGGATGAGATAActgttgtttatatatatatatatatatatgtgtgtgtgtgtgtgtgtgtgtgtgtgtatatatatatatatatatatgcaatttaTGCGATATTTATGTCATTCTCAATGTTATACTTGGGGGCCTCTGCTTGCTGCAGTGGTCAAGTCTTGGGCAACAGGCGCTATGGATTGGATAACATGAACCGTGATGCCCGGACTGTCAGTCTTCCCTTTTCTACTGGATTTTGGATTTCCTCTCATCATGACATGGAAACCTGGGACACATAACTGGATTTTCAAGCTTTCCTTGGCCACTGCATGATGGATTGCCTCTCATTATTTCATGGAAAGCAGGGATGTTCAGCACCTGTGATTATTGCGGGACTTCATCTATGTAGATTGGGTTTCAAGCATCAGTACCCCACGCGTAAACAATGAAGAGTAGAGTCCTTAAAATTGCTCAGCAGCTGTCCCCCCTCTTCCAAGACATCAAtcactatatagtatatagagcCATCATGGATATTAACTTTCTGAGATGTAAAAatctaaataatattattctttcctTCTGTAGCATCAAAGGAGTGGTAGCAAATTGTATACACTATAATGAAAATGTTGTGTCTAGGACGTCTTTAGATCAATTTGATTATATGTTGAAGAATTCAACAGTAATTAGTTAAAAGCTTGTGACCTGATTGACATAAACTCTCCACTTCCAAAATAAAAGTCCCGGTTCGAAACCCCCCTcccaaatgtataaaaaaaaaaaaaaaaaaaaaaaacagtaattAGATTGTAGAAATCCAGTGGTGGCAAAGGCCATTCAAATCTAACTGGAAGCGCTCAAACTCTCAGCCTCGTGATTTGATCCATTCCAAATAAATATTTGCCGTACATAATTAACACATATTTGTAACCTccaattaatggaaaaaaattggAGTCGGTGGGGGTCGGTGTTCACGGGCGGCCACTGTGTCtcgtacatacatacacacattcCACAcagaatatataataataattgtagCTAATAATTGTTATTGTGGGCGGTTCACAATGGGCCCTTAGGCCAACTCTATATATGGTCTTGAATCAACTGCCGGCAACTCCATATATAGTTCCAATTTATTTTACTACCACGCAGACagagaaactaaagaaaaagaaatgagaattAAGGaggttaaaatttgaaataagagATGAAAACGACATATCGTGCAATAGCCTATGGTTGCCATGTAGGATGTTGTCATCATACACAATAGGGAATATTTTCTCAAACATCTTATTAAAATATGGTATCCATATCAAACAACTTTGCCTAATTCGGTGCCCACTTCAGTTACATGGATATGTTTTCCAATCCAATTCATGTATATAGTATTCATCCTATCCTTTATCATTAAATGATCCGACAGCTAAAATCATGCAACTCTTATAAAGTTAATTTGTTTCTACTCATAAAAGAGCATATAATCTTTCCCATGAAGAATGTTAATTTAACGCTTTAGTTCAGGTttctgataatatatattagggaTTTAATCCACCAAATACCAAAGAAATGTCAAAAAGCAAGTAGAAAAAGACAAGAACAGAAACTAAAACCAGCTGTCTTGCACCTTAGGCTTATGATATTGGACTGCGTGTTGCTGCCTGCTTGTATGATTGGATGGAATCTATACTTGTGGTTGAGGAGACGGCTCAATTAAACTTAAAGACCACTCTTTCTTCAGGGATCAGGAACACAAGATCATGGGAAATggaccccttttttttttttttttttttttttttgggcaccCAAGTGTTTTGGTATGAATATTCCTGGTAAAAAGTAGACATTATAATGTGCAATCGCAATTAATATCAATGGTTTagaaaaaaagttgtattgtgcAAATTCTATTGTATGCATAACGTGATTAAGTTGTGGA
This genomic interval from Juglans microcarpa x Juglans regia isolate MS1-56 chromosome 4D, Jm3101_v1.0, whole genome shotgun sequence contains the following:
- the LOC121261072 gene encoding pentatricopeptide repeat-containing protein At2g13600-like, which encodes MIREAIGSLLHHCSKTKAFRHGLSLHAAAFKTALQFDIIIANHILNMYAKCGNIVSARRVFDEMSERNLVSWSAMISGCDQVGEHPMALELFSKMRPAPNEYVFASAISASASLMAMPQGQQLHAKSLKFGYASVSFVCNSLISMYMKCGRCNDALSVYTSTPEPNSVSCNALISGFVDNGQLERGFEVFKLMHQQGFVPDRFTFVGALEICTDSNDCVMGTALHAQTVKLELDSTPFIGNVMISMYSRFSLIDEAEKVFRLIKLKDVISWNTIIAAYSHCDEHSKGLSVFKGMANDYYVRPDDFTFASVLAACASLASIRHGKQIHAHIIRTRLYQDVGVGNALVNMYAKCGSIGCAHNVFNRIHHRNNFSWNTMIAGFANHGLGEWALDLFEQMKAMGLNPDSVTFVGLLMACNHAGLVDKGEVLFNSMEKDYGITPDIQHFSCFIDMLGRAGRLRTAEEYIKKFPFGHDPVVLGSLLSACRLHGDIVIGEWLAKQLLKTQPVTSSPYVLLANLYALDEMWGDVAEARNMLKGSGLRKTPGHSLIEVNGNFEKFTIGDFSHTRIHGIKNILRTLNWAVREVFLAI